In a genomic window of Rhododendron vialii isolate Sample 1 chromosome 12a, ASM3025357v1:
- the LOC131311397 gene encoding uncharacterized protein LOC131311397 gives MKSIFFFSHEVSTLFQSNPKGNDAQCFELRKRFRTMDQHNRSVAVYFADLSGAWQEFDYYQGFQAVCSVDTSAWLKRIEKERVYDFLAGLDVEYDPIRVQVLGRVPLPSLGEAYAIVQ, from the exons atgaaatctatttttttcttctctcacgaAGTTTCAACACTGTTTCAGTCAAATCCAAAg ggcaatgatgctcagtgttttgagttgcgaaAGCGATTTCGTACTATGGATCAACATAATCGATCTGTTGCTGTTTACTTTGCTGATCTCAGTGGGGCctggcaagaatttgattattatcaggggtttcaAGCAGTTTGTTCCGTTGATACCAgtgcttggttaaaaagaatagagaaagagcgtgtgtatgactttcttgctggtcttgacgtggagtatgatccaattagagtgcaggtgttgggtcgtgttccgcTTCCATCTTTGggagaggcctatgccattgttcaatag
- the LOC131311392 gene encoding uncharacterized mitochondrial protein AtMg00810-like encodes MFIRRGNGKIAILIVYFDDIIMTGNDVSEIHNLKSRLAQEFEIKDLGSLRYFLGMEVARSDRGIFISQRKYILDFLEETGMLGCRPADSPIEANNHLSGDVREHTGKERYQRLVGRLIYLAHTPPDIPYAEGVVSQFMHDPRTSHLDAVYRILRYLKSAPGKGILFYNHGHLRLEAFTDADWAGSVDDRRSTSGYCTFLGGNLITWRSKKQSVVARSSAEAEYRAMTNGVCELLWLQTLLLDLGFADSVPMKLYCDNKAAINIAHNPVQHDRTKHIEIDRHFIKEKLNEGLICMPFVRSGDQLANIFTKGLGSKSFHPIVFKLGLIDIFAPT; translated from the coding sequence aTGTTTATTCGGCGAGGTAATGGTAAGATTGCTAtccttattgtttattttgatgacataataatgacaggcaatgatgtgagtgagattcataaccttaagtctcgtctagctcaagagttcgagattaaggacttgggatcattgagatacttccttggaatggaagtagcgaggtctgatagaggtatctttatttcccaacgcaagtatatacttgattttttggaagaaacaggtatgttgggctgtagacctgcagattctccAATTGAGGCGAATaatcatcttagtggagatgtgaGGGAGCATACTGGTAAGgagaggtatcagcgacttgtgggtcgactaatatacttggcccaCACTCCACCAGATATTCCTTATGCAGAAGGTGTTGTTAGTcaatttatgcatgatcctcgtacttcacatctagatgcagtttatcgtattttgaggtatctaaaatcagctccaggaaaaggaattttgttctaTAATCATGGTcatttgcgattggaggcattcactgatgctgactgggctggttctgtggatgacagacgctctacttctggttattgcactttccttgggggtaatctgattacctggcgaagtaagaagcaatcggtagtcgccaggtctagcgcagaagctgaatatagagctatgactaatggtgtttgtgagctcttgtggctccaaactttgttacttgatttggggtttgctgatagtgttccgatgaaactctactgcgacaataaagctgccattaacattgctcataatcccgttcaacatgacagaacgaagcacatagagattgatcgacacttcatcaaggaaaagttgaacgagggtttgatatgtatgccgtttgtgagatctggagatcagttagctaatatattcacaaaagggctgggtagcaagagttttcatcctattgtgttcaagttgggcttgattgatatcttcgcaccaacttga